The following coding sequences are from one Saprospiraceae bacterium window:
- the rnc gene encoding ribonuclease III has translation MKELIGFTPSNIAIFKTAFHHKSTFNNNPQTSKGIYQSNERLEYLGDALLSFVVGEYLFMKYPHADEGFLTKMRSKIVKRKTLNYIAEQMGLDHLMLEFNQAPISQSMLGNALEALVGSIFLEQGFEFTRQYILQNILRKFVNVDELESTDDNFKSQLLEWCQKHTKEIDFKVLEKFKTDKRDRFKIAVILDGKEICSAEDFNKKSAEQMAAGLAMKELGIQATSSGCL, from the coding sequence CTGAAGGAGTTAATTGGATTTACTCCCAGCAATATAGCAATTTTTAAAACTGCTTTCCATCATAAGTCTACTTTCAATAACAATCCTCAAACATCCAAAGGGATTTATCAATCTAATGAAAGGTTAGAATACCTCGGGGATGCATTGTTAAGCTTTGTCGTAGGGGAATATTTATTTATGAAATACCCACATGCTGATGAAGGTTTTCTAACTAAAATGAGATCCAAGATCGTAAAGCGAAAAACTTTGAATTATATCGCTGAGCAAATGGGCCTGGATCACTTGATGCTTGAATTCAACCAAGCACCGATATCTCAATCTATGCTTGGAAATGCACTTGAAGCTTTGGTCGGCAGCATATTTTTGGAACAAGGTTTTGAATTCACAAGACAATACATATTACAAAACATCCTTAGAAAGTTTGTCAACGTGGATGAATTGGAATCCACAGATGACAATTTTAAAAGCCAATTGTTGGAATGGTGCCAAAAACATACTAAAGAAATCGATTTTAAGGTATTGGAAAAATTCAAAACCGATAAACGTGATCGATTTAAAATTGCAGTTATTCTGGATGGAAAAGAAATCTGCTCCGCAGAGGATTTCAATAAAAAAAGCGCAGAACAAATGGCTGCTGGTCTGGCAATGAAAGAATTGGGAATTCAAGCAACTTCATCAGGTTGTTTATAA
- the fabF gene encoding beta-ketoacyl-ACP synthase II gives MFMRRVVITGIGVLSPIGNGQKAYLDGLQSGVSGAGPITRFDASLFKTKFACELKNFSAEEVLDKKEARKLDPFAQYALVVAEEAMKNSEIQLDQVDRTRFGVIWGSGIGGFYTLETDISEAALHTGPPRYSPFLIPKLISDIAPGHISIKYGLMGINYGTVSACASSSHAISNAFDYIRHGKADLMMTGGSEAAITKAGVGGFSSMKALSERNDDPKTASRPYDKDRDGFVLGEGAGAMILEEYEHAVKRGAKIYAELIGTGLTADAYHITAPHPEGLGARAAMEHALKEAQLKPSDIDYINTHGTSTPLGDIAEVKAIQQVFGEHTYKLNISSTKSMTGHLLGAAGVIECIAGILAIQHDFIPPTINHFTDDPELDPKINFTFNQAQSRKINIFLSNTFGFGGHNSSVIFKRC, from the coding sequence ATCTTTATGCGGCGAGTCGTCATAACAGGAATCGGTGTTTTATCTCCAATTGGAAATGGTCAAAAAGCATATCTGGATGGCCTTCAATCAGGCGTCAGTGGTGCAGGGCCAATTACTCGTTTTGATGCGAGTTTGTTCAAGACTAAATTTGCCTGTGAACTAAAAAATTTCTCAGCTGAAGAAGTTTTAGACAAAAAAGAGGCCCGTAAGCTTGACCCATTTGCCCAATATGCATTGGTTGTCGCTGAAGAGGCGATGAAGAACAGTGAGATTCAGTTAGATCAGGTCGATCGAACGCGATTTGGAGTCATTTGGGGTAGTGGTATAGGTGGGTTTTATACTTTGGAAACGGATATTTCTGAAGCGGCACTTCATACAGGACCTCCCAGATACAGCCCTTTTTTGATACCAAAATTAATTTCTGATATTGCACCAGGCCATATTTCAATTAAATACGGCTTGATGGGTATCAACTATGGTACTGTTTCTGCCTGTGCATCTTCGTCTCATGCCATTTCCAATGCTTTTGATTACATCAGACATGGCAAAGCCGACCTCATGATGACGGGTGGATCTGAAGCCGCAATTACAAAAGCTGGTGTAGGTGGATTTTCATCTATGAAAGCATTGTCAGAAAGAAATGATGACCCGAAGACAGCGTCTCGTCCTTATGATAAAGACAGAGATGGATTTGTCCTGGGAGAAGGAGCAGGTGCTATGATCCTTGAAGAATATGAACATGCGGTCAAACGTGGAGCAAAGATATATGCCGAACTCATTGGAACAGGGCTTACGGCTGATGCTTATCACATTACCGCTCCGCATCCTGAGGGTCTTGGTGCTAGGGCAGCCATGGAGCATGCACTCAAAGAAGCACAGCTCAAGCCATCTGATATTGATTACATTAATACGCATGGGACCTCAACACCACTTGGCGATATCGCTGAAGTAAAAGCTATCCAACAAGTCTTTGGGGAACATACCTACAAACTCAATATTTCCAGCACAAAATCAATGACTGGTCATTTACTCGGTGCTGCCGGTGTGATAGAATGCATTGCCGGAATTCTTGCCATTCAACACGATTTTATTCCTCCTACCATAAATCACTTTACTGATGATCCAGAACTGGATCCTAAAATTAATTTTACCTTCAATCAAGCGCAATCGAGGAAAATAAATATTTTCCTGAGTAACACTTTTGGCTTTGGGGGTCATAACAGTAGCGTGATTTTCAAAAGATGTTAG
- a CDS encoding PASTA domain-containing protein — protein sequence MTNQSEKFRLMEIGGFLKSSLFLHTLVRLFLFFLILWALSSLVLSFYTNHGQKIVLPNFIGAKIKVAEKKAKSKDFEFIVTDSIYLSGKPGGHVLSQVPVPGSKVKRGRKIYVTVTRYMPDIVLSEHLPVMYGKKLEHMQIELYNLYELRCGVLGYKYDPGPPGHILEIYYKGTLLADAKSKREDIKLYRGDTLGFIVSTTAGGEIEIPSLRCMTLAEAKFLLAASKLEVGKIKLENEEEFSDDNYYIINQSPAAGSGELIKMGEKINLVIQEDLPPDCN from the coding sequence ATGACAAATCAAAGTGAAAAATTTCGACTTATGGAGATAGGAGGTTTCCTCAAAAGTTCATTATTCCTCCACACCTTGGTGAGGTTATTTCTATTTTTTCTTATCCTCTGGGCATTGAGCAGTTTGGTATTGAGTTTTTATACCAATCATGGACAAAAAATAGTTCTTCCAAATTTCATTGGAGCAAAAATTAAAGTGGCAGAGAAAAAAGCTAAATCAAAAGATTTTGAATTTATCGTTACAGATTCAATTTATTTATCGGGAAAGCCCGGAGGACACGTACTTTCTCAAGTGCCGGTTCCTGGATCAAAGGTAAAAAGGGGTAGAAAAATTTATGTTACAGTCACACGATACATGCCTGATATTGTATTGTCAGAGCACCTTCCGGTCATGTACGGTAAGAAATTGGAACACATGCAGATTGAGTTATACAATTTGTATGAATTGCGCTGTGGTGTCTTGGGGTATAAGTACGATCCAGGGCCTCCCGGTCATATTTTGGAGATCTACTATAAAGGTACACTTCTGGCAGATGCTAAATCTAAGCGGGAAGATATCAAATTGTATAGAGGGGACACTCTGGGTTTTATAGTTTCAACGACGGCTGGTGGAGAGATAGAAATCCCATCATTGAGATGTATGACTCTTGCAGAAGCTAAGTTTTTGCTGGCAGCATCAAAACTGGAAGTTGGTAAAATCAAACTCGAAAATGAAGAGGAATTTTCGGATGATAATTATTACATCATCAATCAATCGCCTGCAGCCGGTTCAGGAGAGCTGATAAAAATGGGGGAGAAAATCAATTTAGTTATTCAAGAAGATTTACCTCCTGATTGCAATTAA
- the pyk gene encoding pyruvate kinase — MLNRNTKIVATVGPACNTYEKLLDLVRSGVSIFRLNFSHGTHDDHKSVIDHIVRINGEFDAHVGILADLQGPKLRIGKVENNALELNPGDILTFKDQECIGTKEQIYMSYDYFARDVRPGEKILVDDGKLVFEVLETNKVDTVRLKVLFGGILSSNKGVNLPDTAVSLPSLTEKDLNDLDFILTQPVNWIALSFVRKASDVEDLIARIENAGHPAKVISKIEKPEAVHNIDHIIKASNGIMVARGDLGVEMPLEKLPMIQKMIINKCIQRSRPVIVATQMMDSMIVNPSPTRAEVTDVANAVLDGADAVMLSGETSVGKHPDIVVEAMNRIILEAEKFYPNQFRKPIPSEKSSTFYSDVVCFNAARTAEEIGAKAIVGLTVSGYTAFKTSCYRPNCPIYIFSPAHHMLGTLNLVWGVRCYYYDRNTSTDETIEDLIEILKADGKVKAGDMVVNTGSMPLHKKLRTNMLKVTEVE, encoded by the coding sequence ATGTTAAATCGAAATACTAAAATTGTCGCGACTGTAGGCCCTGCTTGCAATACCTATGAAAAACTCCTTGATCTCGTCAGGAGCGGTGTCTCTATCTTCAGACTTAATTTCTCTCATGGAACGCACGATGATCACAAATCCGTAATAGACCATATTGTGCGAATCAATGGGGAATTTGACGCTCATGTCGGTATTTTGGCGGATTTGCAAGGTCCAAAGCTTCGTATCGGGAAGGTCGAAAATAATGCGCTGGAACTGAATCCAGGGGACATCCTCACCTTTAAAGACCAGGAATGTATTGGGACTAAAGAACAGATTTATATGAGCTATGATTATTTTGCCCGGGATGTTCGTCCTGGAGAAAAAATACTCGTAGACGATGGTAAGCTTGTATTTGAAGTATTGGAAACCAACAAAGTAGATACAGTCCGCCTGAAAGTACTCTTTGGTGGAATTCTTTCGTCGAACAAAGGTGTAAATTTGCCGGATACAGCGGTTTCCTTGCCAAGCCTTACGGAGAAAGATCTAAATGATCTTGATTTCATTTTGACACAGCCGGTAAATTGGATAGCTCTCTCTTTTGTCAGGAAAGCCTCAGATGTGGAGGATCTGATCGCTCGTATCGAAAATGCTGGTCACCCTGCAAAAGTGATTTCGAAAATCGAGAAACCGGAAGCCGTTCACAATATAGATCATATTATCAAAGCAAGCAATGGTATTATGGTAGCACGAGGAGATCTCGGGGTGGAAATGCCGCTTGAAAAACTTCCCATGATACAGAAAATGATCATCAACAAGTGCATCCAAAGATCAAGACCTGTCATCGTGGCCACACAGATGATGGATTCCATGATTGTCAATCCGAGTCCAACAAGAGCAGAAGTTACTGATGTGGCAAATGCGGTACTTGATGGTGCTGATGCAGTAATGCTCAGTGGAGAAACTTCCGTGGGCAAGCATCCAGATATTGTGGTGGAAGCAATGAATAGGATCATTCTCGAAGCAGAGAAATTTTATCCGAATCAATTTCGCAAACCTATACCTTCGGAAAAATCATCGACTTTCTACAGCGACGTGGTTTGTTTTAATGCGGCACGTACAGCAGAAGAAATTGGTGCCAAAGCCATTGTTGGCCTTACGGTTTCAGGATATACAGCATTTAAGACTTCTTGCTATCGACCCAACTGCCCCATTTATATATTTTCACCTGCTCACCACATGCTGGGTACACTTAATTTAGTATGGGGAGTTAGGTGTTATTACTATGATAGAAATACTTCCACTGACGAGACCATAGAAGACCTTATAGAAATCCTAAAAGCCGACGGCAAAGTTAAAGCAGGAGATATGGTCGTCAATACAGGTAGCATGCCACTACACAAAAAACTCCGCACGAACATGCTCAAAGTGACAGAGGTCGAATAA
- a CDS encoding acyl carrier protein encodes MSTIAEKVKQIIVEKLGVDESEVTNEASFVNDLGADSLDTVELIMEFEKAFDTSIPDDQAEKIQTVGQAVSYLEANCK; translated from the coding sequence ATGTCAACAATAGCAGAAAAAGTCAAGCAAATCATTGTCGAAAAACTCGGAGTAGATGAGTCAGAAGTCACCAATGAGGCTAGTTTTGTAAACGACCTCGGTGCGGATTCTCTAGACACTGTCGAACTAATTATGGAATTTGAAAAAGCATTTGATACATCTATACCGGATGATCAGGCAGAAAAGATCCAGACAGTAGGTCAAGCTGTGAGCTATTTGGAAGCAAATTGCAAATAA
- a CDS encoding sterol desaturase family protein yields MQAFDQIQQSYNSYYNYLKYEILNPSWHNYFYILILFSILVYGLELAFPWRKNQPRIRKDFWLDIFYMFFNFFIFSLIFYAAFSDFFVNLFNNFLGLFGIKNIVAVEIGSWPTWLQLLLMFILRDFIQWNVHRLLHKSTTLWEFHKVHHSVQQMGFAAHLRFHFGETILYRSIEYIPLAMIGFGLDDFFIVHIIALLIGHLNHANIYLPLGPLKYIFNSPQMHIWHHAQHLPKGSYGVNYGLSLSIWDYIFGTVYWPDNGRDEVLGFEKINLYPKGFLGQIADPFKRIFR; encoded by the coding sequence ATGCAAGCCTTTGATCAAATTCAACAATCTTATAATTCCTACTATAATTATCTTAAATACGAAATACTTAATCCATCTTGGCACAATTATTTTTATATTTTAATTTTATTTTCCATTTTGGTTTATGGTCTTGAATTAGCTTTTCCTTGGAGGAAAAATCAGCCAAGAATTAGGAAAGATTTTTGGTTAGACATATTTTATATGTTTTTTAATTTTTTTATCTTTTCATTAATATTTTATGCTGCATTCTCTGATTTTTTTGTTAACTTGTTTAACAATTTCTTGGGACTATTTGGTATAAAAAATATTGTAGCTGTGGAAATAGGTTCTTGGCCGACTTGGTTACAATTATTATTAATGTTCATCTTAAGAGATTTTATTCAGTGGAATGTTCATCGACTATTACACAAAAGTACCACTTTATGGGAATTTCACAAGGTGCATCATTCTGTTCAACAGATGGGATTTGCAGCTCATCTCCGCTTTCACTTTGGAGAAACTATTCTATACAGAAGTATTGAATACATTCCACTGGCAATGATTGGTTTTGGCCTGGATGATTTTTTTATTGTACACATCATAGCATTACTGATCGGGCATCTGAATCATGCCAATATATATTTACCACTAGGACCATTAAAATATATTTTTAATTCCCCTCAAATGCACATTTGGCATCATGCACAGCATTTACCTAAAGGCTCCTATGGTGTCAACTATGGATTGAGTTTGAGTATCTGGGATTATATATTTGGGACAGTGTACTGGCCAGATAATGGACGAGACGAAGTCCTTGGTTTTGAAAAAATAAATTTATATCCTAAAGGATTTCTGGGACAGATTGCAGATCCTTTCAAAAGAATATTTCGATAG
- a CDS encoding carboxylesterase family protein, translated as MRLIFYIIFSLLLYDFGLSQQAYTSSQYAVRAEYDIPYQTAVDYAGNTINLKLDLYKPVGDNNCKRPIIVFTHGGSWIGGDRKQASFINVARGMAARGWLVASIQYRLGTHKRSNYTPYVLCPVEYGCVYNYDTAEVFRANYRGMQDMKAALRFVKARSDIDSSDQNVTFIAGESAGAFVAYWAAYLNEEFEKPAMCNGIQSVNPADADLKLCQPSTISLLRPDLGSIRGEIKSTDHTDESVLGVAIMIGGQLGHLDIKAGDPALYVYHNTNDAIADIQEKPLLSPLFQNCFNPFNLCQPMDNMPWAKGGRAVLKYLNSLTGHPILFDDTQDTGNNYCDTNLPGHAIYLQDVRAQKIANFFAPIIESKGNIPSSTCNTTGNLSPDLQNNIQFYISHSKINWSYDLDIKNIEIYDLTGRLIMDNSVKNSSHEVDLKDKITPGLYIVKAYTSLKNLHSQKIYIK; from the coding sequence ATGCGCTTAATATTTTACATTATTTTTTCTCTATTGTTATATGATTTCGGGCTCAGTCAACAAGCTTATACTTCATCACAATATGCTGTCAGAGCTGAATATGATATCCCTTATCAAACTGCTGTAGATTATGCAGGAAATACTATCAATCTCAAATTAGATTTGTACAAACCGGTTGGAGACAATAATTGTAAGCGGCCTATCATCGTTTTTACGCATGGAGGATCTTGGATTGGCGGTGATCGCAAACAAGCTTCATTTATCAATGTAGCACGTGGTATGGCTGCAAGAGGCTGGCTTGTTGCTTCAATCCAATATCGACTCGGTACACACAAACGCAGTAACTATACACCATATGTATTATGTCCGGTTGAATATGGATGCGTGTATAACTATGATACTGCAGAAGTATTCCGGGCGAATTACAGAGGAATGCAGGATATGAAAGCCGCTTTAAGATTTGTCAAAGCCAGGTCTGATATTGACAGCAGTGACCAGAATGTCACATTTATTGCAGGCGAAAGTGCAGGTGCATTTGTGGCTTATTGGGCAGCTTATTTGAATGAAGAATTCGAAAAACCTGCAATGTGCAATGGCATACAATCCGTCAACCCGGCAGATGCTGATCTCAAACTCTGCCAACCCTCTACTATCAGTTTGCTGCGACCTGATCTGGGCAGCATCAGAGGAGAAATAAAATCTACTGATCATACGGATGAATCAGTACTTGGTGTTGCAATAATGATCGGAGGACAACTTGGCCATTTAGACATCAAAGCAGGCGATCCTGCACTCTACGTCTATCATAATACGAACGATGCGATAGCTGATATTCAGGAAAAACCATTACTTAGTCCATTATTTCAAAATTGTTTTAACCCATTTAACTTGTGTCAACCTATGGATAATATGCCATGGGCAAAAGGTGGAAGAGCGGTTCTTAAATACCTGAACTCGCTTACCGGCCATCCAATTTTATTTGATGATACACAAGATACAGGCAATAATTATTGTGATACGAATTTGCCTGGACATGCTATTTATCTTCAAGATGTGCGAGCTCAAAAAATTGCCAATTTTTTTGCACCAATTATTGAATCAAAAGGGAATATTCCTTCTTCTACTTGTAATACTACAGGGAATTTGAGCCCTGATTTGCAAAATAACATACAGTTTTATATCAGTCATTCTAAAATCAATTGGTCCTACGACTTGGATATTAAAAATATTGAAATCTATGATTTGACCGGAAGATTGATAATGGACAATTCTGTAAAAAACTCTTCGCATGAAGTAGATTTAAAAGATAAGATAACTCCAGGATTGTATATTGTAAAAGCATACACAAGCTTAAAAAATCTACATTCTCAAAAGATATACATCAAATAA
- a CDS encoding tetratricopeptide repeat protein: protein MKYYILLFFLMFLALHAGAQQDLSQLNLPRESEFIEAIKQEAIGNLPKAAELFEKLAESQDSRSTALFYLARLYRKSGRHEDAIKAITECTRLAQSNKWFWVYQANLMDEYGRNQSAAEAYAALSRLEPDNYTMYDNAALRFLQAEKPEEALGIMESAQAEFGLNPLIAIRKAELYSLLKKDKKAKEALEGALIKYPENTDLLEKMIQFYENSSNTEQALAYMERLRKIDPSNKRFNKQSMGSGVTEVQFGQFSNDPTITIDEKIKKMIPVLESEHFLTDTAFSNRIKNEIHQLAYENKNDLKLQALYGDALFLKKEYREASNQYIRAIELGKVPYSVWEHGIYSLIQSNRWISLEKYLNIALNYFPNQSYLYFALARALIELRKYEEADDEIKRLMPMIGSNTSKVIDSKILQYRLLMAKNKNDEAKALIQSIEINNLSSAQIIEYSLAENCEVKQQNDLGQKLSEAWADDKLPLEYRLFSQSNTSFCKGDILNASKSMDRIVQSGIELNIDQTILRSRILSTSGKKSEAVLLLKSMLPYAEDKMKIESYLKKLEN from the coding sequence TTGAAATACTATATTTTACTATTCTTCTTGATGTTTTTAGCTCTTCATGCGGGAGCACAGCAGGATTTATCTCAGCTCAATTTACCTAGAGAAAGCGAGTTTATTGAAGCCATAAAACAAGAAGCCATAGGCAACTTACCTAAGGCGGCAGAACTTTTTGAAAAATTAGCAGAAAGCCAGGATTCGAGGTCTACGGCACTATTTTATCTGGCTCGACTCTATCGCAAATCAGGCAGACATGAAGATGCTATTAAGGCAATAACAGAATGTACAAGGCTGGCACAATCAAATAAATGGTTCTGGGTGTATCAAGCTAATCTGATGGATGAATACGGACGCAACCAATCCGCAGCAGAAGCTTATGCAGCTTTAAGCCGCCTGGAACCGGATAATTATACCATGTACGACAATGCTGCACTCAGGTTTTTGCAAGCAGAAAAACCCGAAGAAGCTCTCGGAATAATGGAATCGGCACAAGCTGAATTTGGATTAAATCCTTTGATTGCCATAAGGAAGGCCGAGCTTTATTCTCTTCTGAAAAAAGATAAAAAAGCCAAAGAAGCACTGGAAGGTGCACTTATAAAATATCCGGAAAATACCGATTTATTGGAAAAAATGATACAGTTTTATGAGAATAGTTCCAATACTGAACAAGCTCTTGCTTATATGGAGCGACTACGGAAAATAGATCCTTCAAATAAGAGATTTAATAAACAATCAATGGGCTCCGGGGTGACGGAAGTTCAATTCGGGCAATTTTCAAATGACCCGACAATAACTATCGATGAGAAAATAAAAAAAATGATACCAGTACTGGAATCAGAACACTTTTTGACAGACACAGCTTTCTCCAATCGGATAAAAAATGAAATACACCAATTGGCATATGAGAATAAAAATGATCTCAAACTACAAGCCTTGTATGGTGATGCATTGTTTTTGAAGAAAGAATACCGGGAAGCATCAAATCAGTATATTAGAGCAATTGAACTTGGAAAAGTTCCTTACTCTGTTTGGGAACATGGAATTTATAGTTTGATACAAAGCAATAGGTGGATCTCTCTTGAAAAATATTTAAACATCGCCTTAAATTATTTTCCAAATCAAAGTTATTTGTATTTTGCGCTTGCAAGGGCACTGATTGAACTCCGGAAATATGAAGAAGCAGATGACGAAATTAAAAGATTAATGCCAATGATTGGTTCCAATACAAGCAAAGTTATTGATTCTAAGATATTGCAATATCGTCTTTTAATGGCAAAGAATAAAAATGATGAAGCTAAAGCTTTGATACAAAGTATCGAAATCAACAATTTATCATCAGCTCAGATAATTGAATATTCTTTAGCTGAAAATTGTGAAGTCAAACAACAGAATGATCTGGGACAAAAGCTTTCAGAAGCCTGGGCTGATGATAAATTGCCTTTGGAGTACAGATTATTCAGCCAATCGAATACCAGTTTTTGCAAGGGAGACATTTTGAATGCAAGTAAAAGTATGGACAGAATTGTGCAATCTGGTATCGAATTAAACATCGATCAAACTATTTTGAGATCGAGAATCTTAAGTACATCAGGAAAAAAATCTGAAGCAGTTCTTTTGCTAAAATCCATGTTGCCATATGCTGAAGATAAAATGAAAATTGAATCATATTTGAAAAAACTAGAAAATTGA